The Apostichopus japonicus isolate 1M-3 chromosome 3, ASM3797524v1, whole genome shotgun sequence region CATGGCCAATTCTGTCTTCCTAAAGTGAGGGCAACGCCAGGCAGGCTGTACGCACAATGTTTAGCTATCTCTGTGTCTACGGTCTGAGCTCTGGTGGGATCCGTCATCGATAAGTACTGCTCTAGAAGCTGCTCTGGAATAACATTCTGGGAAAATTCAGAAGAGGGTAATTTAGGGGAAATAAGAACAATACAAGAACAATGTTATGTGTGACAGAGGGGACTAACGATAATAGCAACACTTGGGATCTTTAAATGTTGCTCAAGCTCTGATTGCAAAATGCCAAGCATATTTTATACACCTATGAGATAACTAAAAAAGACAATGAATTGGGGCAGGTCATCAGAAGCAATAAGATGGGTAAATTTGTGTGACTTGCTCAGAAGCTGAACAAATGTGGTAATCAATGCCAGGGGCTAAAAACATACTATTTCCGTTCTTTGTATTTACAACCCCGCTTCATTCTCACTCATGTGTGTGTATCAGTAAAATTGAAACACCAACTCACCTGAAATTTCGTGAGAGAGAGCTTGGAGTCACCATGCAGTCCCTGTCTGTCCTCCACAGACTGTGACCAGTACGGTAACTGTTCTTCCATGACCCCGTTGACAAACCCCACTCCCTTATCTTCCAGGGATGCTCCGATCACGTGATTCGTTCCGATGTTCGTCACAGTCTCAGACTCGTAGACGGACTCGTTCTCTTCTGCCCTGTGCACGTTCACGCCTGCCGACTGCAGCGATTCGTGAGTGTTTATGGTTTCTCCTACGGTCGGTTTCTTCCCATCAtcatcctcttcctcctcctcaaTCTCCATTGGCTCGTCTTTGTCTATGCTGCTGGACGGATCTTTCACGTTCATCTGGGCGATATTAGCACTGATACTGTCAATATTTTGCGGGGTCTTCTTCCCATCCTCCTTGGGAGGAGAACTGTCCTTGTCCTCTGTCACGGTGACGGGACTACTGATTCCTGAGTCTGACTGCTGGTCACCATCTTCTGACGGCCGCGATAGGTTAAATGTGGCAGAGCTGACGACCTGGTTGACCAACAGGGATTCTGCTTCTCTTAACTTTTCCTGACTCGTCGTTTCGACTTCGTCGCCACTATCTGAGCTACTCTCTGAAGGAGTAGTAGGGTCTACACTTGATAAAGAATAGTCAGTTTGAGCTTTATCCTTGTCTGTTTTATCATTGGAACTAGAAGATACATTGGCAGGACTATCATCGCTGACCGGAGGGTCCTTCTTCTCACCGACCACTTCTACGGGTTGCCTCCAGTACAGGAAGGAATTAAACTCCGCTTCCTCATCGGCGGCCGGGCCTACGGGTTTTAGACCATCTTCTACGGATGGGTCTCGCGGACCATCTCCCGCAGCGGCCGTGGGTTTGGTGCCACCAGGCGTAAAGTTAACTTCATTGACTCCTGAATACACCTGGACAGGTTTCGCCTGGTCCTGTGATTGTTGGTGGGAGGGTGCCGTTTCATGGCTAGCAGTACTTGTTAGGACGTTGGTGGAAAGTGGAGTTGGATTTGGGGTCTCCTGTTGGATCTCAAATGTATCGGTGTTCGAAAGACATGGGGACTCACCGGCATGGACACCTTCCATGTGATCTTTCTCAGCTTGATCGAAGCTGTGCAAATCGTGTAACCCTTCTTCGGGGTCAACCATACGTATATGTACCGTGCCATCCTGGTTGTAGACCAGTTGAACCCCTGATATACTCGGGTCGGCAAAAGTTGATATAAAAGGACCAAGGTTCTGGAAGGCAGCCATTCTCACCTAAAGGTGgcataaaacaaagaaaaatactgTTTCAATGACCTGTCATGTCTAACGCTGCTTAAACCAAAACACATACTACGTGACTCTCTTTGGATATCAGACTGGCTAGGACAAAAATATGTGGAAACTACCATTATTTCacttgtcaaaaatatttttctcttttgattTCCTTGTTGACCTTATGGTTTGGTAAAAGTATTTGACAAACGTTCCTTACAAAGCGATTCCCCCGTTCAGAGATGTATCACACACAGTGCTTATTTTATTCTGATGGTTCGAGGACGCTCTGAAACATTATGCATGAAGTTTAAACTCAGTATCAGCTGGGACTGAAGGACAGAGGGGGCTGTATCGAAGGAATAGGCTTCTGTCATTCCCTTCACACACTGACTCAGAAAGACTCTTATTATTAATTCAAGGTGACGAGGAGTCAGTCAGCCAGCAGACTCACCCATCTTGACTGATCACACAACAGCTGAACGAAGAGAGGTGATAGTCTGTCTCTCCTCACAACGCTGGAGACTGCACACGAGACGGTCATGAAACACTCGGCGCATGCCTTACGGACGCCCCAGACACCATCCTGACAGAGAGCTTCAAACCTCGGGAGCTGTTTGATCggaaataaaaatgtaattatcAAGTGTCAAATGTCCGAGGACGTGTTCCTTTCATGTTATGATCCTAGGCTATATTGCTCTCCATCTTTGAAGGAATATTAATGAGAGCATCACACACCAAATTTTTTTACCAAGAAGCATGTGTTAAACTACTAGGAAACATCATGCACtcaaatattaacattaacttaaAAGAATTTGCTATGAAAGCAAATCTGTGACGTAATGATCTTCAAATTTTTCTCTTGAATTGTTTTCTGATACAAtggtattaatattatttttgaaagtaGATCAGATGGGCACTGTTTTTCCAGTATATTTACTTCTTCTTGCACAGAAGGTGTTGCGGATAAATTGGGCGAAGAGTGAAATGATAATACTGACCCCGTAATGCCATCTTGGAGGTTGGGACACACACCTTTTGGGTGCACCCTCAACATCCTGCCCAATGGCCATAGTCATAACAACAGCATGTATTTCTGCCACTATTTGTCATCAGACTTAATAATTGAAGTCGCAAGTGACCATTGGGTTGTGCTTTGTGTCATTCAGGCTGAGTAACATTCACTCTTGTAGTGGATATCCCTAAATCTAGCTAAGAGATCATATGATTACACTCATTTCATGTTCCTACTCAGTGCCACAAATTGAACGAATTCCTCCAGTTTCATCTTCAAGCCCTactttaaactttatttctttctgGATTAAGAACAACCGCAATGTAAAGCAACAGATCCAtcaagcgctatataaatgttatttattattattatcacagaATGCAGCTGTAACTAGTAATGTGACATCACCCCAATTTCACTATCAGGACTAATTCTCTtgtctttttcttaattttcagACTTACCAATTCCGCCTCTGTGGACTCTTGACCGACGACATTGCAAATATCTCCAATATTAGCAGCACAGACCTACCAAGAGGGAAGGAATAAATCATTTAgtatacaaacattttttccATATATTGAGAGACATGCAAATCAATGCCAATATAAGCTGTTTTTGTCCATATATGTAACATCAGAACACTCCACACACTTATTGTTGATGTTATCAGTGTGCAAAGTCAGCCAAGTAGCTCTGTCTAAGAAACGGTTCAATATTTGACTGCATGCCAACATTCAGCAAAGTTAGAGCAGTAATAATGCTGCAAAATGACTCTCAATACACAAGAGAATCTTGAGTAGACGTCAGTCTAAATTTGATGGTtaaaaaatttgattttttgccAACACTTCtaaccaaaacaaaacattggtGGCTCTGTGACGTCTGAATTATTGGAATTTTCTTCCACCAAAATTTATTGTTTGCAATTTAAAAGCAAATTTATTTGTTGAGTAAATCAAAATTGTGGCACTCATTTGTAGCAAGCCAGGAATAGTGCACACAGCTATTTAAGGTCATAACATAATATTCTGATGACAAGACTACTCCATTCTTAACTTCTCTAAAGGTCAATGGAAATCACTATTTAAGAAACATTGCACTGTCATCAGGAATCTGCCTGCTGCTGCTAGAACTGTTCCtcaccaacccctcccccttactCTTGAACCCCCCATTAACAAATCACCCTCCTACTCCCCCCCAAATGTCCTCTAAAATAAATTGTCCATCTGTCACTCATAGAAATAAATCTTTAAATGCTATTCCACTTGCTTATACACTCCCACTGAGAACTCAGTGACCTTAGGGACATAGATTGGAAGGATAGCATTAAAACAATGGAATACCCCAGCAGGGATGACCACCTTACAGAGATCACCTGTGGCATTCTATAACCCTCATCAAACAAGAACAACTCCTCCAGGTTTTGAGGccttaaagaaaaaaacttccttTAGTTAGCTTTGCAACTCAATATTTGTATCATAGTCTTACACAAACCAAGACCAAAGAATACTCTTTACTCCCACTGTTGGATTACCTGTCACAAGGCAACTTAGCACCGCCCACTGATACTTCCCATAGCTAAGCTGCCCTATATTAAGTAGGCTATATTCTACCTCTATATCTAGTAGGCCCTTCTCTACAATTCTACACTATTATTGTAGGATCTAACATCATCAAGATATGAATCCAAAATAAATTTTAGGGCACACCACCCTACAGTAGAAATCTAAGGCAACAAAGGCAGCACAAGGTTAAAATGGCAACTCGCCAATTAGGGAAAACGTTTTCCACTTGCTTCCTTCCCTCCAAAACATGATAAACCACTGAAAGCCAAAAGGATGAATCAGAGGTTAGGTAAATACTCAAATTGGATTTGTCATCTGGTACACAGTATTCTCAAAGGAggtttcctcccccccccttccagaATCAGGAACCAATTAAACCCTGGTTTAATTTACTTGACCTGAATCTCAATCATGCTGTTTCTAGAACCATAACCCCATCATAATGCTGCCCACTGTTTCGGTCAAGCCAGACCTGTGATACCACTGTCATAATTGGAACATCAAGCCTGTCTTTGTGAATATTTCAGAGATTCCAGTTGTCAAATCAACCGATCCCATGGGCTTTAATATCAGGATTACTTTTTACAATTAGATGAGCAGACTGTAATCATGTAAGCTAACTCTAAGTCCTGGCTAGGCCAGCCACAAGAGTGAATCATGAAAGGAAAGCATCATAGGCTAACCACAATTTGAGAGGGGACAGATTATGTCCAAGAAATCACTATTGGAAGAGTCCTACATGAACCGCATCGGGATGTTAAATTGAGTACTGTATGTTGTCCATCTCATGCTTACAGCAAGTGTGGTGAATGCTGGTCCAGAATCTAGAAGCAGATATACTGATGCACAACTCTTTCCCATCTAGATAAACAACATTTCGCTTAgaaaaaatttcaacttttgatATCAAACGGACTAATGTAAATTCTTTGAAAAGGAATAAATTAACCACTATTCCCATCTGGAACGTACACTTCTATCTTATTGAAGTACAGTGTAGTTCAATTATTCTATTGCTCTGCACCCAgcttccccacccccctcccacacagTTGATGTCTGTAGTGCTGGGAGCCTAAGATCCTGTTGCAAATCTTTTAACTCAACATCTTTTCATAGTCCATCCTTCATACCagattaacacacacacacacaacaacatATATTAGCAAAACACTGCAGTAATTTCTTCAATTTATTTATCGGAAGAAAAGTAAATGTGTATGGAGAAGTGAAATTCTCACCTTTCTGAGATGGAAATGACTATCTTTACACAGAACGGTGAAGTGTGGGAGGAAAAACCTTTCTGTGATCTCACATCCCGTCAGTGGAGAAACTTTGCTCATAAGCtgcagaaaaaaggaaatgtgaGCCAAGTTATCATATAGGTAGGGCTTTATTTATGCAAGAGAGCTGGGTGGTTTGCTGTTAGTTTACTACTCTGAGCTATTGTGACTTTTATTACTCCAATTCACCTTCAAATATGTCACTTTGAATTTCAATATGTTGCTAACTCATCGGATAATTTCAAGTCAAGTTCGTAACAAGAATTCATTGGAGAGTAGGCAATGTAGGGTGTAAGTTCAGTTGAGTAACAACCCCTATATGTATCTCCAGGAACACACACTGATTGTCCATGTTCCATTGCAGGTACTCAAATATTTCCATCTCCCGAGTACCGGTGTGTGTTTGTTACAAAAGTATGGTGAGTTCCAGAGAGGTTTGCTGGTAGAGCTTGACGTATGAGCGGACATTTCAGGATGAGAGACAGAGTAGCAAGATCATCTTTGAAAGTTACAATCTCACTACCCATGTCTTTCACCTGACTTGTCCAAAGCTTTCTCCTTCCTTTTGGAATAAACCATCAGCGCTGTCTTAAGACTCGCCCTGTAAACTAGTTGTGTTTTCTACCTTCAGACAAGGAAACCCAGTGAAAGCACAGCAATGTTCATAATGGTCTTGTAGTCATAGTTTCTTTAACTCCTGTCTACATCATACAGCTGTTCTGTTCTCTTGTCATGTTGAAAGCAGACTGCCGAATCTGGTGATTATGCAGGGCTTGTAACGATGACGGAATTCACTTGTTTTTCTCTCGTGAATTCGATTTAGAAGACAGCCAataccttcttcttcttcctcttggTAATTATTAAGTGTCTAGGTGCTCGTTTCCCATCGAAAAAACACCTTCCAGCCTTGCTTCTATGTAAAGATTCACGTATTTCTTGTAATCCCTAGTTTCCAATTATCCAGTTTTAAAGAAAGCAGTTTGCCTATACCTAAGAGTAATTTTGGTGTCCTTTTGTCAGCAGACAATTACAGAAATGGATAACCTGCCTcccgaagaagaagaaacaaacatgCCAGCACTGAAAGGCCTGCCTCCTCACAAAGACGTCAAAACCGTTCGCAGAAGATTCTTTGCTCCGCACCTTTATCGTGTTAAGGGAGAAATCCAATTAACTATCGCACACACGCCAACGTCAGCACGCTGCAACCGACATCGCACGGATAAAGACCGTCATAGGCAAAAATGAGCATGGTAATGAGGTCATTGCCCTGCTCAAATCCACTTTCATCGACAAAAGGACGTTATGCGCATAAATTAAGCGAGCTTGCTCGTTTCACCGCTGCTGCACAGCTATGCATTATCGCCTGCAGACTTTCTTCTTCTTCGCTTCTATGCATTCCACACTGTgtgtagtagcagtagcagtatctccatcactctctctctctctgctgcTGCTGCTATGGTGTGATTCTGGTGAAAAATTCTGCATAATGAGCCCAGGGCCTCATGTGGAGGGAAAGAAGCAGTTTGGAAATCCAAGATAGAATTACAAGcgattcttttctttcttctccccccccccctcgccttGACGATTACAAGATGATAACCTCCCGAGTCACATTGTGAGAGATTGCAGGAGATGATGATGCTGTCAGCTGATTGGAAGGACAGACAATCAGGTTTACATAAATTAACTCACAATCTTTAATCATAAAGAAAACAGGTGAAGATGACTACTGTGAAGGCAGTCGTATACATCCAATGCGAGGGCAGTTCGTAGCGGTAAAAACTGCTCTGTTTTCTGTCGTGGTGGCGCAAGAATACAGCTGAATTTGACTGAATTTGTATCCTTCCGTCTTAAAAAACTTAAACAATCAGTCCTGCTCTGGAGGACACACTGATTGACCAAATTGCTAAAACATCTCTGCAACTGATACTTCACAGTACAAATAGGTTTTCCAACAAAATGTTCAATATTTCACCGATATTGAACCACAAATCCAATGGAATATTTCTTTCCAGTCTGACCTAAAACAACATCTCCTTTGTTGGTACAAGTGGCTATGGCATTAAGTAATCCATATTAATACACTAAGGTATCTGtttcttttaaacattttctcATTGAGACTATTTTATGACAGAGCCACAAATATTTACTACTTTGAAAAACTGATGTATATTTTTCATCcacattgtatatttttttttatcaaataacACTTGTTCAACCACTTTCACAGGCAAAATATCTCTGTATTCTAGATAGAGGAGAAAGGGTGGGGAAGTTCCATGGGAATGTAAATGAATTATCGGAAAATTTATAAAACTAGAAAAAAAAGTCTACTTACAGCAACAGCTTCTGTTCTGTAATCGTCAGAACTCTCCTGACTTGATAGTTGGATTATAACTGGGCAAACTTGGTCAATCATGTCCCTGTGGTCTATTAACTCCTGCTCTAACAACACCAGAAGAGCAGCCTGACTTGTTTTTCGAACCTGCAGACAAAATCGTTTGAAAGTGTTATATTCTCTTGCTAAATATCATTTCCAATAAAAACCTCCAGCTTggaacatacagtactgtacatcataCCAGGAGTTGTGTATTTTATGggattttttttgttggggggcaGTGtgtgggtaggggagggggctgaACTGTGGAGCTTTTACTATCACTGCCAACTACTTAGTAATGAAGCTTCATATTAGCAAGTTTCATATGCCAAACACAAACAATTGTTCTCAATCACATCACACGTTCATTGTGTGATTGCAGTCTTGTgaacttttttttcatatccATCATAACCTAGTATGAAGGGAGGACTCTCAACAAGGTATCAAGCTTAATAACATCTTTTGAgacttttttctcttctttcttcaaTAACCTTAATGGGTTTATGTACCTTTATTTCTCCTCTAACAGAGGAATAGTACTGTGAGTCTGTGACAAAGGAGAAAATACAGCTGCAAGACTGGTAATTATAGCAGCATTATCAAAAATACAGAGGAGGCAATTTAGGCTGTCAGTATAGGTGTGGCTGCATTGATGACCAAATGCAGAGTGGGACTTCAACCCAGAAAAGCTATGACACCTAGCAATCTCTCTCTCCTCTAAGCATGTCAATCATTTATTTGTCCTATTGAGTActaattatattttcaattttttgtcaGCTTACCCATCAACCATTCGCCTGTGTACgtctgtgtgtatgtatgtatatatgtatgcatcgTGGTGGTCACTGCTCAGTTAGGTATGGACTAGTACTGTGAATGATCATTTATAAGCAACTCAAATAATGGTACTAATCATTtattttgggtggggggggatgTCTAATGTGAAATGACCCAAAACATGACTACATTTTTGATGCTGATATTCGAACTGTCTAAGTGGTCAAGTTGGAGAGGATAGAAATAAGTTCCATATTTTGTACATCCCATGGACATCAGAAAATGATAGGATTCTAAACTATCTCTACTAGAAGTGATATTTCAAAACTCAGTATCACCAAGGTTCTTCTATACCATCgagttataaaataaatattaaatcataaataataataaaataaggaAATCACTTttctaccattttttttttttaaggccAGGTCAGTCGTCCCTTGTTTAACCCAACTGCTATTTAACTTGCGCATATTTTCGTCAACGTCATAGTGCTTTTTTGAGTGATTTTAACTATTGTACTGCTAGTGATGAGAGAAAGCATTTTCCCCTTCACAGTTAGCTTGCATACCACACAGAGCTGCTAGTTCAAGCACAGGTTAATGGCCTTAGCAAATAAATACTCTGTAACAGCgagaaaatgcaaaatgtattgcagaaacttccgACAGAACTTAATTTATTAAGAAGAGGCAAAACAGTCTTCAGTCATTTTAGAGTGTTCGTTGATAAAAGTAAGGGGGCCCCTCCCGGCTTTTCAGGAAATAAAATGATCTTTGTTCGAAGCAAACCGTGAGGCCCCATGAGATGTTTTGGGTAGATCTTAAAATATTCGTTGCCTGCAGAAAATTGTACCGTCctacttcaaaaaaaaaaaaaatttccacaCAAGTATAAATGacataatttgatattttttatgtacTTCCCTCCCAAATAGTTGTATACAAGTAAGATATCTTTTGTAGAGGAAACTTTCATCTTTTAACTCTCTTTCCTGAAAGGAGCAAATCtatttaaaattgttttattttggcagacattaattgttttgtttgtggtTGACTTGGATATGTTTCTTCTGAAGACCCTTTTGTTATGAAGCTACTGACAATCGGACAAGGTTCCTTGTATCATTTCTCTGGACTAAAATTCATCCCCAAAAGATGGAGTACTGAGATGCAGACCAAGGACCTGAAATCTGATGAGGGAAGTCAACAATTCCCTAATGGTCTAATAATGGGCATTCAAGATCTAGTTCAGTTTAACTTACCTGGTTATTACCATCTGTCAAGTAGCGTACCACCGTTGGTAAAATAGTGTCGTGGATAGTATTGGGAAAGAAGTCCCTGTTTTCTGAACAGAACATAGCCAGGTGTGGGATTTGTTCCATCAACTCAGAACGAACCATTGGTtctgaaaaaaggaaaagaaaaaaggaaaaggagtaAAATTGATGTCTGCTAGAAAGAAACCTCTTTGAAACTAAACCAGGCACTTTCTATCTAACTTGAACTTCTAAAGTACATTGCACCATCCATCATAATATAAAAGAACCATAACCTGCTGTTTGTCTCTTAACATAAAACATGATGTAAAGAAATCAGACCCACAGAACTTTGTGGGGAAAATTTGGCTTTGGGAGTAGTCATGGTAACTCCACCAACAAATCAAAACAGTAATTTGATCATCACATTGTTATGATCTTACAGATAGATACCAAGGATACATGTTAAAAACAGAGAGAAGTTCGCTTATTACAAAGCAAGTTTCATGTCCACTATGGTACACTGATCCCTTTCAAACTTGGAACTTTCTTCTAGCCTTCATAAAACTACAACTTACATTGTGGACGCTGTTTCAGCTAAACAACATCACAGTTAGTGACTGAATAGTACGCTCCTATGAGAATACTACCCAAGCACACCAAATCTAACACCAATCAGCTGAAATAA contains the following coding sequences:
- the LOC139963713 gene encoding serine/threonine-protein phosphatase 4 regulatory subunit 1-like, which gives rise to MRFIRCLNVYLDTAESRTAWDSGPHGVPFTRTVKESIYISSVEEVAIIFFFYRSVREITTLGCVLLACDSFKMSYVQSGYECIPVLACVTLVGDEADDGLSMVSTGFYPTQEETLSPLGRLQKYWDSDNVFNRQMVARNLLDTLRAIFTNHEDLEEGLKVLVCLSEDIEPMVRSELMEQIPHLAMFCSENRDFFPNTIHDTILPTVVRYLTDGNNQVRKTSQAALLVLLEQELIDHRDMIDQVCPVIIQLSSQESSDDYRTEAVALMSKVSPLTGCEITERFFLPHFTVLCKDSHFHLRKVCAANIGDICNVVGQESTEAELLPRFEALCQDGVWGVRKACAECFMTVSCAVSSVVRRDRLSPLFVQLLCDQSRWVRMAAFQNLGPFISTFADPSISGVQLVYNQDGTVHIRMVDPEEGLHDLHSFDQAEKDHMEGVHAGESPCLSNTDTFEIQQETPNPTPLSTNVLTSTASHETAPSHQQSQDQAKPVQVYSGVNEVNFTPGGTKPTAAAGDGPRDPSVEDGLKPVGPAADEEAEFNSFLYWRQPVEVVGEKKDPPVSDDSPANVSSSSNDKTDKDKAQTDYSLSSVDPTTPSESSSDSGDEVETTSQEKLREAESLLVNQVVSSATFNLSRPSEDGDQQSDSGISSPVTVTEDKDSSPPKEDGKKTPQNIDSISANIAQMNVKDPSSSIDKDEPMEIEEEEEDDDGKKPTVGETINTHESLQSAGVNVHRAEENESVYESETVTNIGTNHVIGASLEDKGVGFVNGVMEEQLPYWSQSVEDRQGLHGDSKLSLTKFQNVIPEQLLEQYLSMTDPTRAQTVDTEIAKHCAYSLPGVALTLGRQNWPCLKDVYDTLASDMQWKVRRTLAFSIHEMALILGDEITSLDLVPIFNGFLKDLDEVRIGVLKHFADFVKLLRPQLRQQYLNRMNDFLTTDNQRNWRFRLELAEQLIDMCDFYSPREVYDNILHIAMELACDRVADVRFMAYKLISRVSRIVAASGNLELMNGIIRQLQDKFAQSEKWFERQAFVHICQKFIEEQSLDMDQFAMDFLPSLLDLSLDPIPNVRITLARTLAQSVMPLVYFTTTLNPHRERLMEVLSKLAEDEDADVGYYSRLAPIGETTIPDDEPPV